Proteins encoded together in one Deinococcus reticulitermitis window:
- a CDS encoding heavy metal translocating P-type ATPase — MSKPALSPAPSAPSALTYFVDGMDCASCVQRVEGMVDRLPGTGEVRTSFGRQTLELQLDETQTPRTILEQHLRALGYVPTLRVGPTSAAAQAQVGGETLHSAAADHLHEGAAPDLPWYRTGQGRLVVLSGALLLAAYLFGFVAPAFSVFGYVAATLMGVWPLAKRAVASARLGEPFSINMLVTLAALGALLIGEAAEGAVVVFFFAVGELLEGVAAGRARAGIRSLAALVPRTALLVGEQGVHEVRAGSLKIGQTIQIGPGARVPADGRIVAGTSSLDDSPVTGESVPVRRVVGDRVYAGSINGDGVLSVEVDREASDNTIARILHLVEEAEGSKAPTARFIDRFSRAYTPGVVLVSALVALLPPLLFGQAWHEWLYRGLALLLIGCPCALVLSVPAAITSAISAGTRRGLLIKGGAVLETIGSVRTVAFDKTGTLTAGRPRVTDLLGEGGPDVLRLAAAVEAGSHHPLARAITEEAKAQNLAVPPATQAHALAGRGVSAVVEGRALALSSPRAAAEHGELPGEYQQAVERFEAEGKTAVVLHEGAHVLGLIALRDEPREDAREAVAALRRLGLQTVMLSGDNARTAQAIAGALGLEVRAGLLPEDKLRIIGELPAPVAMVGDGINDAPALARADVGIAMGGGTDVALETADAALLRGRVQGVAELVGLSRATMRNIKQNVFFALGLKAVFLVTTLLGFTNLWMAILADTGATALVTANALRLLRWRGHER, encoded by the coding sequence ATGTCGAAGCCGGCTTTGTCTCCTGCGCCCAGCGCCCCCTCGGCCTTGACGTACTTCGTGGACGGGATGGACTGCGCGTCGTGTGTGCAGCGGGTGGAAGGGATGGTGGACCGGCTGCCGGGTACGGGCGAGGTCCGGACGAGCTTTGGCCGGCAGACGCTCGAACTTCAGCTCGACGAGACGCAGACGCCGCGCACGATCTTGGAGCAGCACTTGCGGGCTCTGGGCTACGTGCCTACCCTGCGAGTTGGCCCCACCTCGGCGGCGGCCCAGGCGCAGGTGGGCGGGGAGACGCTTCATTCCGCCGCGGCGGACCATCTCCATGAGGGCGCCGCGCCTGACCTGCCCTGGTACCGGACTGGGCAGGGGCGGCTCGTTGTCCTCAGCGGGGCGCTGCTGCTCGCGGCGTACCTGTTCGGCTTCGTGGCTCCGGCATTCTCGGTGTTTGGGTATGTCGCCGCCACCCTGATGGGGGTGTGGCCGCTGGCGAAGCGGGCGGTGGCGAGCGCCCGCCTCGGCGAGCCTTTCAGCATCAACATGCTCGTGACGCTCGCCGCCCTCGGTGCCCTGCTGATCGGTGAGGCGGCGGAGGGGGCGGTGGTCGTGTTCTTCTTCGCGGTGGGCGAACTGCTCGAAGGAGTGGCGGCGGGCCGCGCGCGGGCTGGTATTCGCTCACTCGCGGCGCTGGTGCCCAGGACCGCGCTGCTGGTGGGGGAACAGGGCGTGCACGAGGTGAGGGCCGGGAGCCTCAAGATCGGCCAGACCATTCAGATTGGCCCTGGCGCGCGGGTGCCGGCAGACGGGCGCATTGTGGCCGGCACCTCCAGCCTCGACGACAGTCCGGTGACCGGCGAGAGCGTACCGGTTCGCCGGGTGGTGGGAGACCGGGTCTACGCGGGCAGCATCAACGGAGACGGAGTGCTGAGCGTGGAGGTGGACCGGGAAGCGTCCGACAACACCATCGCGCGCATCCTCCATCTCGTCGAGGAAGCCGAAGGCAGCAAGGCCCCGACCGCCCGCTTCATTGACCGCTTTTCGCGCGCTTACACACCGGGCGTGGTGCTGGTCTCGGCGCTGGTGGCGCTCCTTCCGCCGCTGCTGTTCGGGCAGGCGTGGCATGAGTGGCTGTACCGGGGGCTGGCGCTGCTGCTGATCGGTTGCCCCTGCGCGCTGGTCCTGAGCGTGCCCGCCGCGATCACGAGCGCCATCAGCGCTGGCACGCGGCGCGGGCTGCTGATCAAGGGAGGCGCCGTGCTCGAGACCATCGGTTCGGTGAGGACCGTCGCCTTCGACAAGACCGGCACCCTCACCGCCGGGCGCCCGCGCGTGACCGATCTCTTGGGCGAGGGTGGCCCGGACGTGCTGCGCCTCGCGGCGGCGGTGGAAGCCGGCAGCCATCACCCGCTCGCCCGGGCGATCACCGAGGAGGCGAAAGCGCAGAACCTCGCCGTTCCCCCGGCGACGCAGGCCCACGCTCTCGCTGGCCGGGGGGTGAGCGCGGTGGTGGAGGGCCGCGCGCTGGCGCTCAGTTCCCCCCGCGCTGCTGCCGAGCACGGCGAGCTGCCCGGTGAGTACCAGCAGGCCGTGGAGCGCTTCGAGGCGGAGGGCAAGACGGCGGTGGTGCTCCACGAAGGCGCGCACGTCCTCGGCCTGATCGCCCTGCGCGACGAGCCGCGCGAGGACGCCCGGGAAGCGGTGGCGGCCCTGCGTCGCCTCGGCCTCCAGACCGTGATGCTGAGCGGCGACAACGCCCGCACCGCTCAGGCCATCGCCGGAGCCCTGGGCCTGGAGGTGAGGGCCGGACTGCTGCCCGAAGACAAGCTGCGGATCATCGGGGAGTTGCCGGCTCCCGTGGCGATGGTGGGGGACGGCATCAACGACGCCCCCGCCCTCGCCCGCGCGGATGTCGGCATCGCGATGGGAGGCGGCACTGACGTGGCGCTCGAAACCGCCGACGCGGCGCTGCTGCGCGGGCGGGTGCAGGGGGTGGCCGAACTCGTGGGCCTCTCGCGCGCGACGATGCGCAACATCAAGCAAAACGTCTTCTTCGCGCTGGGCCTCAAGGCCGTGTTTCTCGTGACCACCCTGCTCGGCTTCACCAACCTGTGGATGGCGATTCTGGCCGACACGGGCGCGACGGCCCTCGTGACGGCCAATGCCCTGCGTCTTCTGCGCTGGAGGGGTCATGAGCGCTGA